CGGATTTGTATTTCTTACCGTCTCTTAAGCCGCCACCAATATCAAAAACAACTTCTCTTAATGTCATACCCATTGGTACTTCCACCAGACCGGTGTTTTGCACCTGACCTGCCAGAGCAAAGGTTTTTGTACCAGCACTGGTGGCTGTTCCGTAACTCTTAAATAGGGCAGCACCGTTGTTAATAATGTAGCGCAGGTTAGCTAAGGTTTCTACGTTGTTAATAATGGTAGGACAGCCCCATAAGCCCTTAACGGCAGGGAAGGGTGGACGTGGACGGGGCATACCGCGTTCGCCTTCAATGGAAGCGATGAGAGCTGTTTCTTCACCGCAAACAAAGGCGCCGGCACCTTCTTTAATATGGATCTTAAAGTTAAAGCCAGTGCCCAGGATATTTTCGCCTAACAGACCATGGGCTTCTGCATCGGCAATAGCTTTACGCATACGTTTAATGGCCAGTGGATACTCAGCCCGTGCGTAAATATAACCTTCATCAGCACCGATGGCAAAACCGGCGATCATCATACCTTCCAGTACAGAGTGGGGGTTACCTTCCATTACGGAACGATCCATAAAGGCGCCCGGGTCACCTTCATCACCGTTGCAGATGACATATTTTTTGGGGCCTGGTTGTGCAGCAGCAAAGGACCATTTACGTCCAGTGGGGAAGCCACCGCCACCACGACCACGGAGACCTGATTCGGTTATTTCTTTAATAACAGTCTCAGGAGTCATTTCTTGCAGAACTTTACTTAGGGCACGATAACCCCGGTGAGCAATGTAATCATAAATATTTTCGGGGTCAATACGGCCACAATATCTTAAGGTTACACGTACCTGACGTTTGTAGAAGGGGTTTTCGTCCTGGGTAGTGATTTTTTCGCCAGTATTGGGATCTTCGTATAGCAAACGTTCAATAACGCCATTATTTACTACGGTAGTATTTACAATTTCTTCAACATCTTCTTCTTTTACTTTACAGTACAAAAGTCCTGAAGGTTCAAAGCGGACCAACGGACCCATTTGACAAAAGCCGTGGCAGCCACTCTTGGTAACGCCAACATTATCATGACCTACCTCTTCAACCAGGTCGACTTCCACAAGAAGACCTTTTTCTTTAACCATCTTTACTAAGGCATCATATACCTTTAAAGAACCATTAGCTACGCAACCTGTTCCGGCACAGACCAAGATGCGTGATTTATACTGTTCCAGAGCAGCTTTTGCCTTTTCACTTAGTTTTTTCAGATCTTCATGAGTTTTGATTAGCATCTAGATCCCCCCTTAATTATCGGTGACTGCGGTTTTCAATTTCTTGATTACTTCTAATATGCCATCCGGAGTCATTTGACCGTGAACTTCTTCATCGGCAACCACTACCGGAGCCAAGCCGCAGGCGCCTAGGCAGGAGACCGTTTCAAGAGTGAACATTAGGTCATCGGAGGTGGGTTTGTCTGCTGTTAAGCCTAATTCTTTACGAACAGCCATCATGATTGGCTCAGAACCCCGTACGTGACAAGCTGTTCCGTCGCAAACACGAATGATATATTTGCCCTTAGGAATTAGAGAAAACTGGGAATAGAATGTTGCTACACCTAAAACAGTGGCAGGAGAAATTCCGATAGCTGTGGCTATGTAAGTTAGCACTTCTTTAGGTAGATAGCCATAAACAGCCTGTGTTTCTTGCAATATTGCGATCAGGTGCGAAACTTTGGCTTCATGCGATTCAATAATCTGTTGTACTTGTAAAAACTTTATCTCTTTATTTTCCATCATAAACCCCCCTTTGGTGTAAAAAGCCCAACTTATACTGTTTTACTTTTTATGAGGAACTCATGAATCACCTCTTTCTATGGAATAAATTTTGTGCAATAGCTTAGTTTGGCGTATTTTTATTTATATAACTATGCTATTGATATAGCGAAAAAACTTTGATATATCTAGCAAATGCATTAGTAAATTATGTACAAATGATTAGACAACTAATTAAAAACCAAAATACGCCTTTAGTAAATGACACAAACGGATTATAATGTCAATAGAAGAAGAAATTTGGAGTAAATAGGAGATAAATTAGTGTAAATAACTATCGTTGCCGAAATTGTTTTTAAAGGTTAAACATTCTGAATATATTATAGGCTTGTAAATATTGGATTGTCAATTAAAGTTTAAGAAAACTCGCAATAAACGTACAAAATATTGTACAAATAGAGATAATAGTATAACTATAGAAACTAGCGTAAACAGTGAAACAAATCAGACAATAGTGAAAATTAAATCTATTAAATTTATTGAATATCTTTCATTTGTGAAGTTTTTCTCCATATTGCTTTTGGTTTGCACGTTATACGCAGTATATGATATGATGATTTTATCAATGGCCTAAGGGGGCTTGTCCAACGACATGAAGGATATTGCAGATAAACTAACTCGCTGGATTAAGGAAGAGGTTGAAAAGGCCGGTGCTAAGGGGGCCGTAGTGGGATTAAGCGGAGGGATTGATTCTGCTTGTGTTGCTGCTTTATGTAAGAGGGCTTTTCCAGATTCAGTCCTGGGTGTGATTTTACCCTGTTATAGTAATCCACAGGACGCTATCCATGGTAGACTGGTTGCCGAGACCTTCTCCATACCTTATGAGGAAATTGTATTGGATGAACCCTTCGACTGGTTTGTTCATCGTTTTACAGGTCAAGACTATGATGTGACCAGTTGTGAGCTAACAATTGCCAACATCAAACCCAGATTAAGAATGATTACCTTATATTATTTTGCGGCTAAACATAATTATTTAGTTGTAGGCACGGAAAACAAAGCAGAACGTGTGGTTGGTCACTATACCAAATATGGAGATGGTGGGGTAGATATAAAGCCCTTGGCTAACTTATTAAAGTTTCAAGTAAAAGAATTGGCTAAGGAATTAGGAGTTCCCCAGTGCATTATTGATAAAGCACCCAGTGCCGGGTTGTGGTTTGGTCATTGTGATGAACAGGAAATGGGTTTCACTTACAAAGACTTAGATAGGTATATTATGAATGGTGATGTACCAGAACCTGTTAAGAAAGCCATACAAGATTTGGAAAGGAAAAGAGCGCATAAGAGGCATATGCCACCTATTCCCCCGGAATTTTAATTATTATATTATTTTAAAATAAAGCTAGGTTATACTCAGTCCGCTGGGTAAAACCAAGCTTTTTTAAAGTTCTTATATTATAGAAAGAAGGTTGTTTATGTCCGGTCATTCCAAATGGGCTACAATTAAACGAAAAAAGGCCAAAAATGATTCCCAGAGAGGAAAACTTTTCACTAGACTGTCGAAGGAAATCATTATTGCTGCCAGGAATGGCGGTGCTGACCCTGCTGGCAATATGCGACTGAAAAGTGCCATCGAAAAGGCCAAGGCAGCCAATATACCCAATGAAAATATTCAACGGGCCATCCAAAAAGGTATTGGCGGTGGTGAAGGAGCAAATTTTGAGGAGTTTAGCTATGAGGGATATGGTCCAGGCGGAGTAGCCATCTTACTGGATGTAGCTACCGATAATAGGAACCGTACAGCCGGAGAGGTTCGCCACATTTTATCCAAACACGGCGGTAACCTGGGTGAAACAGGTTGCGTCAGTTGGATGTTTAAGAAACAGGGTATTATTATTATTGACAGAACCGAAACCAAGCTTAATGAAGATGAAATTATGCTGGCCGCTTTAGAAGCCGGTGCAGAAGATGTAAAGGTTGAAGATGATAGTTTTGAAATTATCACCGCACCGGAGAACCTGACGGCGGTGGAGTCATCCCTGACTGAACAGGGTATTCCGGTTGCCGAGGCTGAAATAACTATGATTCCGCAAACCACGATCAAACTTCAGGGTGAAGAGGCGGAAAAAATGGTAAAGCTGATCGAAATGTTAGAAGATAATGATGATGTGCAGGCAGTCTATACTAATTTTGAGCAAGAAGAATAGATGCTTATTTTGCCGGGTAAATCCCGGCTTTTGTATTTTTGGCATGAAGCATGGTTATACTAATTGGTTAAAAGGAGTGATTAGTATGACTTGCAACATGTCTGGACCAGTTAGGGCAATGCTGGCAGTACTGGTAGTGTTATTGCTATTTGCTGGTTTATATTTTCTTAACAACAATGAATTACTGGATAATTTCACTATACAACAGGTATTAGCCCAACCGGCAGCTCAATTGCAAGAGATGGTTATCAGAGAGGAAAAGGTACATATCTGTGGTGATGTACAAGAGGTGGCCAGAAGAACGGTGGGTTCCCTCAACATTAAAACTGAACAGGAATTAAAAGAGTACTATGAGGCTAAGGGATTTGCTGTGGTAAGATTGGAAAATACTTTTTTAGCCCAGACCAAGGTCAATGACTTTTGTAATTACCACAACTCCTTTCGGCATCTGGGCATACATAACAGTAAGTTAGCCATCTTTCAAGGCCCCCTTGGTTACAATCAAAAATTAATTAGTTTAGAAGAAAACATTGATGTTAACACATTACATCCAGGTCTACAGGTAAAGCTACAACAAGCCATGGATTTTTTTCAAATGACCCCGGAAACACAAGCTATGTTAAGATATGAGTTGGAGTTTGCCAATGAAGATGGCTTGTATGCCGCCTTAGAGAATTTAGATGAACTGCAGGAATGACACTACCAAATATTATGCCAAGAGAACAGCAGTTTGTAGTATAATATTCCCAGTAACATAAACTGGGGGCTAAAAATGATCATACTAGGAATTGACCCTGGTACTGCCATCACAGGCTTTGGTGTGGTAGAAGCCAGGGGTAACAGTTATAAACCCATCACTTATCATTGTCTCAGGACAGGTCCGGAGTTGCCCTTGGCTTCTCGTCTCAAGCATCTTTACCAGGGGATTAGCGATATCATTACCCAATATAAACCTGATTGTATGGCAGTGGAGGAATTGTTTTTTAATAAAAACGCTCGAACGGCACTGGCTGTAGGTCATGCCCGGGGTATTGCCCTGCTAGCCGGCGCGAACGCTGGTTTACCTGTGGCAGAATATACGCCATTACAGGTTAAACAAGCAGTAACGGGCTATGGTAAAGCTGATAAACAACAGGTTCAATTTATGGTTAAGACCTTGTTAGGACTGCAAGAAATTCCTAAACCAGATGATGTGGCTGATGCTTTGGCAATTGCTATTTGCCACGCCCACTGGAGTTCATCACTGGGAGGTAGATTAAAGTGATTGCCTATATTAAAGGAAGCTTAGCCACAGCAGGTGCCGGCTGGGCCATTATCGAAACCCATGGAATAGGTTATCATCTGCAAATTCCCCTGACAACTCCCATGCCCGGTAGAGGTCAGGAGATTAAACTGCACACCTATATGGCTGTAAGGGAAGACGGTATTCAATTATATGGTTTTGCCGCAGAGGAACAACGGGACTGTTTTTTAGCTTTGCTGGACGTGGCGGGGGTTGGTCCCAAGGTTGCTTTGGCAGTCCTTTCTACTTTATCCCCCAATCAACTTAGGGGTGTAATTATTGACAATGACGTTAACCAACTGGTGAAAGTACCAGGGGTAGGTAAAAAAACGGCCCAGAGAATTATCTTAGAATTAAAGGATAAGTTAAAGGCTTCCCTCGCTGGACCAGTGGATTATGTACCAGAAGTACCAACCCAGGGAGCAATTGGCGATGCTCTGGCAGCCTTGGTGGCACTGGGTTATTCCCCAAGTGAGGCTAGGGAGGCTGTCACTAAGGCACAGTCTAAAGATGCTCAGCAAGACGTCTCTGCTTTAATTAAATTGGCTCTCAAAGAATTGACCCCACTTAAATAAACGGGAGGTTGTCATGACCGAAAGACTGGTATCGGCTGTCATACAAAACGAAGATAACGACTTGGAAACCAGCCTGCGTCCCCAAAAGTTAAAAGAGTATATTGGTCAACATAAGGCTAAGGAAACCATTGCCATTTTTATTGAAGCAGCCAGGAGAAGGGGGGAGCCTTTGGACCATGTGCTGCTTTTTGGACCACCAGGCTTGGGTAAAACCACCCTTAGTAATATTATTGCCAACGAAATGGGAGTAAACATTCGTACCACATCAGGACCAGCCATTGAACGCCAAGGTGATTTAGCAGCCATCCTCACTAACCTTAATGCGGGAGATGTCTTGTTTATTGATGAAATACATCGACTAAGCAGGGCAGTGGAGGAAATTTTGTATCCTGCCATGGAGGATTTTGCACTGGATATTGTGTTAGGGAAGGGTCCCGGCGCTCGCTCCATTCGCCTTGATTTGCCTAAGTTTACCTTGATTGGTGCCACCACCAGGGCTGGTATGTTGGCCTCACCTCTGCGGGATCGCTTTGGCATTATCAGCCGCTTGGAGTATTACCAACCGGAAGATTTAACCAAGATTATTTTACGGGCAGCCAGTATTTTAAACGTGCCCATTGATTTGTCCGGAGCAGAGGAAATAGCCCGGCGTTCCCGGGGTACTCCCAGAATAGCTAACCGATTGCTTAAACGTGTACGAGACTTTGCCCAGGTGCGGGCCCAGGGAGAGATTACAGCGGATGTAGCAGCCAGGGCTTTGGCCTTCTTTGAGGTTGATCCCTTAGGTTTGGATCATTCTGACCGCACGCTGCTCCTGGCTGTGATAGAAAAGTTTAATGGTGGACCGGTGGGCTTAGATACCATAGCCGCTGCCATCAGTGAAGAAACGGAAACAGTGGAAGATGTTATAGAACCCTTTTTAATGCAAATGGGTTTTCTCAGTAGAACGCCCAGAGGCCGAGTAGTTACACCCGCGGCCTACAGACATTTAGGGATTCCATTGAATAAGGAAGACACTGCTCAACCGGAGCAAAGAACCTTGTTTTAACGAGCTGTAACCAGGATATAATTAAATTAATAATTAAAGGAATGTCAGCAAAAATGGAAAGAATACTATTACACACCTGTTGTGGTCCCTGTTCAATTTACCCGCTGGCTAGCCTGCGCGAGAAGGGTTTTGAAGTAATGGGGTTGTTTTATAATCCCAATATTCACCCCTATACAGAATTTAAAAAAAGAAGGGATCAGTTAGAAGACTATGCCAGGCAGCAGAACTGGCATGTTATTTTTGATGACGAATATCGCCTGGAGGAATATCTCCAGGAGGTGGTACACCGGGAAGCCCGACGCTGCCAGCTGTGTTATCACATGCGCCTGAAGAGAGCCGCCCAAGTGGCGAAAAAAGGGAACTTTGCTGCTTTTACCACCACCCTGTTGGTCAGCCCCTTTCAGAATCACAATTTAATTAAAGAGATAGGTGAAAATCTGGCAGAACAGTACGGAGTACCTTTCTATTACGAGGATTTTCGCCCGGGCTTTAAAGAAGCAACAGCCAAGTCAAAGGAATTGGCCATGTATCGTCAGCAGTATTGCGGTTGTATTTATAGTGAAAGGGATCGGTATTACCGACAGTCTAAAAAAACTCCTAAGTAACAGGGAGGGATAAATATGACACCTTTGGCATCCATGGCTAAGTTACTTATCATGTTTGGGATTTTTATGGTGGTCATCGGGGCACTAATGTTACTAGCGGGTAAGATACCTGGCTTGGGGAAATTGCCAGGAGACATCTATGTTCAGAAGGGTAACTTTACATTTTACTTTCCCGTAGTGACTTCCATAATTTTGAGCATTCTTCTTACCCTGGTGTTGAGTTTTGTATTTAGACGCTAAGTAAAAAATGGTAATTGCTAGCAGGAAATGGTCAGATATTGTCGAATCAATTTTGAGTTGACCTTGCCAGTATGTGGTTATATAATAGGAAAGATTTTGCAATACTATCCACAATGTTGAAATATTAAAGGAGAGCCACATTTTGCAGGTATCTGATTTTGATTTTTACTTGCCGGAGGAATTAATAGCCCAAGAACCCATAGAAAAACGTGATCAGTCACGTTTAATGGTCATAAGCAAAAAGGATGGCCATATTAAACACAAAATTTTTTCAGACATCTTAGAGTATTTCCAACCCGGTGATGTGTTGGTGATGAATGACAGCAAAGTATTGCCAGCCCGCATCTTTGGGCGGAAGAGTAGCACCGGGGCCAAAATTGAGGTTTTGCTGCTGCGACAGATTGCCCCAGGTCAGTGGGAAACACTGGTGAAACCAGGCAAAAAGGCTAAAATTGGCGAATCCCTGGTTTTTGGCGAAGGTTTGATGACAGGAAAAATTATTGACCATACTGAGGTGGGGGGCCGGATTATTAAGTTTAGTTGTCAGCAACCCTTTCTTCAAGTATTAGAGCAGATTGGTACCATGCCGTTACCACCCTACATAAAAAAACCCTTGGCTGATCAAAGGCGTTACCAGACGGTATATGCCCGGCAAGAGGGGTCTGCCGCTGCACCCACCGCCGGGCTTCATTTTACTGTGGAACTTTTGGAAAAGATCAGAGAGCTAGGAGTTATTACGGAAACGGTACTCTTACATGTGGGATTGGGTACCTTTCGGCCTGTACAGGTGGAAAATATTGCTGAACACAGGATGCATGAGGAATATTACGAAATAACTCCCCAGGCCGCAGAGAATATTAACCGAGCTAAACAAAGGGGAGGTCGCATTATTGCGGTGGGCACCACCAGTGTGCGCTGCCTGGAAAGCTCAAGTACGGTAGATGGAGTTGTCCAACCTGGGTCTGGATTCACCAACATATTTATTTACCCCGGCTATCAGTTTAAAGTGATTGATGGTCTTATTACAAACTTTCACTTACCAAAGTCTACTCTCCTGATGCTAGTCAGTGCCCTGGTGGGCAGGGAAAGGATTTTGGCAGCCTATCAAGAGGCTGTGCGGGAGAAATATAGATTTTTTAGCTTTGGAGATGCCATGTTGATTATTTAGGAGGACATATGCCTGTCAAAATTACTATAGAAAAGGAAGAAAAATATA
This region of Desulforamulus ferrireducens genomic DNA includes:
- a CDS encoding NADH-quinone oxidoreductase subunit NuoF, encoding MLIKTHEDLKKLSEKAKAALEQYKSRILVCAGTGCVANGSLKVYDALVKMVKEKGLLVEVDLVEEVGHDNVGVTKSGCHGFCQMGPLVRFEPSGLLYCKVKEEDVEEIVNTTVVNNGVIERLLYEDPNTGEKITTQDENPFYKRQVRVTLRYCGRIDPENIYDYIAHRGYRALSKVLQEMTPETVIKEITESGLRGRGGGGFPTGRKWSFAAAQPGPKKYVICNGDEGDPGAFMDRSVMEGNPHSVLEGMMIAGFAIGADEGYIYARAEYPLAIKRMRKAIADAEAHGLLGENILGTGFNFKIHIKEGAGAFVCGEETALIASIEGERGMPRPRPPFPAVKGLWGCPTIINNVETLANLRYIINNGAALFKSYGTATSAGTKTFALAGQVQNTGLVEVPMGMTLREVVFDIGGGLRDGKKYKSVQIGGPSGGCLTEENLDLPLDYDELLKVGAMVGSGGLVVMGEDTCMVETAKFFMGFVQNESCGKCVPCREGTKQLLALLTKITEGKGTEDDLVLLEELAQNVKAGSLCGLGKTAPNPVLTTLRYFRDEYLAHVRDKKCPAGACQALKEYYIDPEKCKGCTVCARVCPANAITGDKKQPHVINVELCLKCGACMEKCKFGSIIIR
- a CDS encoding complex I 24 kDa subunit family protein → MENKEIKFLQVQQIIESHEAKVSHLIAILQETQAVYGYLPKEVLTYIATAIGISPATVLGVATFYSQFSLIPKGKYIIRVCDGTACHVRGSEPIMMAVRKELGLTADKPTSDDLMFTLETVSCLGACGLAPVVVADEEVHGQMTPDGILEVIKKLKTAVTDN
- the nadE gene encoding NAD(+) synthase, producing the protein MKDIADKLTRWIKEEVEKAGAKGAVVGLSGGIDSACVAALCKRAFPDSVLGVILPCYSNPQDAIHGRLVAETFSIPYEEIVLDEPFDWFVHRFTGQDYDVTSCELTIANIKPRLRMITLYYFAAKHNYLVVGTENKAERVVGHYTKYGDGGVDIKPLANLLKFQVKELAKELGVPQCIIDKAPSAGLWFGHCDEQEMGFTYKDLDRYIMNGDVPEPVKKAIQDLERKRAHKRHMPPIPPEF
- a CDS encoding YebC/PmpR family DNA-binding transcriptional regulator, which encodes MSGHSKWATIKRKKAKNDSQRGKLFTRLSKEIIIAARNGGADPAGNMRLKSAIEKAKAANIPNENIQRAIQKGIGGGEGANFEEFSYEGYGPGGVAILLDVATDNRNRTAGEVRHILSKHGGNLGETGCVSWMFKKQGIIIIDRTETKLNEDEIMLAALEAGAEDVKVEDDSFEIITAPENLTAVESSLTEQGIPVAEAEITMIPQTTIKLQGEEAEKMVKLIEMLEDNDDVQAVYTNFEQEE
- the ruvC gene encoding crossover junction endodeoxyribonuclease RuvC — translated: MIILGIDPGTAITGFGVVEARGNSYKPITYHCLRTGPELPLASRLKHLYQGISDIITQYKPDCMAVEELFFNKNARTALAVGHARGIALLAGANAGLPVAEYTPLQVKQAVTGYGKADKQQVQFMVKTLLGLQEIPKPDDVADALAIAICHAHWSSSLGGRLK
- the ruvA gene encoding Holliday junction branch migration protein RuvA, with the translated sequence MIAYIKGSLATAGAGWAIIETHGIGYHLQIPLTTPMPGRGQEIKLHTYMAVREDGIQLYGFAAEEQRDCFLALLDVAGVGPKVALAVLSTLSPNQLRGVIIDNDVNQLVKVPGVGKKTAQRIILELKDKLKASLAGPVDYVPEVPTQGAIGDALAALVALGYSPSEAREAVTKAQSKDAQQDVSALIKLALKELTPLK
- the ruvB gene encoding Holliday junction branch migration DNA helicase RuvB, which translates into the protein MTERLVSAVIQNEDNDLETSLRPQKLKEYIGQHKAKETIAIFIEAARRRGEPLDHVLLFGPPGLGKTTLSNIIANEMGVNIRTTSGPAIERQGDLAAILTNLNAGDVLFIDEIHRLSRAVEEILYPAMEDFALDIVLGKGPGARSIRLDLPKFTLIGATTRAGMLASPLRDRFGIISRLEYYQPEDLTKIILRAASILNVPIDLSGAEEIARRSRGTPRIANRLLKRVRDFAQVRAQGEITADVAARALAFFEVDPLGLDHSDRTLLLAVIEKFNGGPVGLDTIAAAISEETETVEDVIEPFLMQMGFLSRTPRGRVVTPAAYRHLGIPLNKEDTAQPEQRTLF
- a CDS encoding epoxyqueuosine reductase QueH, with translation MERILLHTCCGPCSIYPLASLREKGFEVMGLFYNPNIHPYTEFKKRRDQLEDYARQQNWHVIFDDEYRLEEYLQEVVHREARRCQLCYHMRLKRAAQVAKKGNFAAFTTTLLVSPFQNHNLIKEIGENLAEQYGVPFYYEDFRPGFKEATAKSKELAMYRQQYCGCIYSERDRYYRQSKKTPK
- a CDS encoding DUF2905 domain-containing protein; protein product: MTPLASMAKLLIMFGIFMVVIGALMLLAGKIPGLGKLPGDIYVQKGNFTFYFPVVTSIILSILLTLVLSFVFRR
- the queA gene encoding tRNA preQ1(34) S-adenosylmethionine ribosyltransferase-isomerase QueA; this encodes MQVSDFDFYLPEELIAQEPIEKRDQSRLMVISKKDGHIKHKIFSDILEYFQPGDVLVMNDSKVLPARIFGRKSSTGAKIEVLLLRQIAPGQWETLVKPGKKAKIGESLVFGEGLMTGKIIDHTEVGGRIIKFSCQQPFLQVLEQIGTMPLPPYIKKPLADQRRYQTVYARQEGSAAAPTAGLHFTVELLEKIRELGVITETVLLHVGLGTFRPVQVENIAEHRMHEEYYEITPQAAENINRAKQRGGRIIAVGTTSVRCLESSSTVDGVVQPGSGFTNIFIYPGYQFKVIDGLITNFHLPKSTLLMLVSALVGRERILAAYQEAVREKYRFFSFGDAMLII